The following proteins are encoded in a genomic region of Mustela erminea isolate mMusErm1 chromosome 3, mMusErm1.Pri, whole genome shotgun sequence:
- the LOC116587206 gene encoding endogenous retrovirus group K member 13-1 Env polyprotein-like — translation MSEAMNRVVPSKDLKSAWSGMGWKLGKKIWNRFSFLELSEDSKAVDSYICFESSGVMKMMFYSAMQCSVSYLLESGISGVSPMHVAFGNHSSCLVPGDQRWLVDLPTNSYLTKAQLHLLSVKGFQAYKYRSPSYNAAPPIPKGKPAQMWSDEGIRPLWKDCRAAHPSMVINDSYGIVWDWSPKGMAVTNCTGEPCSPHRKLKWQVFDDPIVPRTLVSGDAPLVWLGQGLSMPSPFVVYHKRQKNLWKVTTALSHVRVWNGSYIHQSNNYTFSFFLMDEEWIRACVRDPYVFVIGKMTFIHNNREIDCLNCKMFTCVDRNVYRDNSIILLPRRRIGIWLPVKHHRVWESSPDVHILLTVLKNWVHRTKRFVGLLITAILGIIAITATATTAGMALHQTVQTTQFVQKWHENASKAWSQQTFIDQKLDERVSDLETAMIYIGDDLQNIKLRLHILCDWNVSSFCVTPHAYNESEVSWSKIRRHITNHYGDNLTLDIKQLQDTILSITHSSLQSVPGSSEARENPSND, via the exons CTACATCTGCTTTGAAAGTAGTGGAGTAATGAAGATGATGTTCTATAGTGCCATGCAGTGCAGTGTCTCCTATTTACTGGAATCTGGCATTTCAGGGGTATCTCCTATGCATGTTGCTT tcggCAATCATTCCAGCTGCCTTGTTCCTGGTGATCAGAGATGGTTGGTGGACCTTCCTACTAATAGTTATTTGACTAAAGCTCAGTTACATTTACTCTCCGTTAAAGGATTCCAAGCCTACAAATATCGGAGTCCTAGCTATAATGCAGCACCCCCTATTCCTAAAGGCAAACCAGCACAGATGTGGTCAGATGAGGGAATTCGCCCTTTATGGAAGGATTGTAGAGCAGCTCACCCCAGTATGGTTATTAATGATTCCTATGGAATTGTATGGGACTGGTCCCCTAAGGGGATGGCAGTCACCAATTGCACTGGGGAACCCTGCTCCCCTCATCGAAagttaaaatggcaagtttttgaTGATCCCATTGTGCCGCGAACCTTAGTTTCAGGAGATGCACCTCTGGTATGGCTTGGGCAAGGACTTTCTATGCCATCTCCTTTTGTTGtttatcataaaagacaaaagaatttatgGAAGGTTACTACTGCTTTAAGTCACGTAAGAGTTTGGAATGGCTCTTACATTCATCAGTCCaataattatacattttcttttttcctcatggaTGAAGAATGGATAAGAGCTTGTGTTAGAGATccctatgtttttgttattggcaaaatgacttttattcataataatagAGAAATAGACTGTCTAAACTGTAAGATGTTCACCTGTGTAGATAGGAATGTTTATAGAGACAATTCTATCATTCTTTTACCTAGAAGAAGAATAGGCATTTGGCTGCCGGTGAAACACCACCGTGTCTGGGAAAGTTCTCCCGACGTACATATACTTCTAACAGTATTGAAGAACTGGGTTCATAGAACAAAAAGATTTGTTGGATTACTTATAACAGCTATTCTAGGAATTATAGCCATTACTGCTACAGCTACCACTGCAGGAATGGCCTTGCATCAAACTGTACAGACTACACAATTTGTACAGAAATGGCACGAGAACGCTAGCAAGGCCTGGAGTCAACAAACGTTCATAGATCAAAAATTAGATGAACGTGTCTCTGATTTAGAAACAGCCATGATATATATAGGAGATGATCTTCAGAATATAAAGCTTAGActtcatattttatgtgattggaatgtttcttctttctgtgttacTCCCCACGCCTATAATGAATCAGAAGTATCTTGGAGCAAAATTCGCCGACACATTACTAACCATTATGGTGATAATCTAACCTTAGATATTAAACAACTTCAAGATACGATCCTAAGTATTACTCACTCATCACTACAATCTGTTCCAGGA TCCTCAGAAGCACGCGAAAATCCCTCCAACgactga